A single Micromonospora luteifusca DNA region contains:
- a CDS encoding DoxX family protein yields the protein MTPVRSLARAMLSGIFVVSGYRNLRNPARLAVAARPVTEKVAPMLKKAHPSFPTETETLIRLNSAVQVTAGLMMATGRFSRPAALVLAGTLVPVTLAGHPFWKNDDPMAKNNNQIHALKNLGLLGGLLLAATDTGGKPGLRWRTGHRIGHSRRSVQRAVRTARREARIAVRSASTARRLPG from the coding sequence ATGACGCCCGTACGTTCCCTCGCCCGCGCCATGCTGAGCGGCATCTTCGTGGTCAGCGGGTATCGCAACCTCCGTAACCCGGCTCGGCTGGCGGTGGCCGCAAGGCCGGTGACCGAAAAGGTCGCACCGATGCTGAAGAAGGCACATCCGAGCTTCCCGACCGAGACCGAGACGTTGATCCGGCTCAACTCGGCGGTGCAGGTCACCGCTGGGCTGATGATGGCCACCGGGCGGTTCAGCCGACCCGCTGCGCTGGTGCTCGCCGGCACGCTGGTGCCGGTGACCCTCGCTGGGCACCCCTTCTGGAAGAACGACGACCCGATGGCCAAGAACAACAACCAGATCCACGCGTTGAAGAACCTCGGCCTGCTCGGCGGTCTCCTGCTGGCCGCGACCGACACCGGTGGCAAGCCGGGTCTGCGCTGGCGGACGGGGCATCGCATCGGCCACTCTCGACGTTCGGTGCAGCGCGCCGTCCGTACCGCCCGACGCGAGGCCCGCATAGCCGTCCGATCCGCGTCCACCGCACGTCGACTCCCCGGCTGA
- a CDS encoding GNAT family N-acetyltransferase — protein MTTLRLRPEDPADAGPLRRVLAAAFARPDVATPPEVSLVDELRGTAAWLPELAMVAEYGGEVVGYALLTRVRVRPEQGSDVPVLALGPVAVAPHRQRVGHGTAVVQAALDACTELGERLVVVLGDPAFYRRFGFSPATELGLTGPWAGLGEPWQALVLPPSTSEEGPPPRGEVLFPAPWSKV, from the coding sequence GTGACCACGCTGCGGCTACGCCCTGAGGACCCGGCCGATGCCGGCCCGCTACGTCGCGTGCTGGCCGCCGCCTTCGCCCGCCCAGACGTGGCGACGCCGCCGGAGGTGAGCCTGGTCGACGAGCTGCGCGGCACGGCCGCCTGGCTGCCGGAGCTGGCCATGGTCGCCGAGTACGGCGGCGAGGTGGTCGGGTACGCGCTGCTCACCCGGGTGCGGGTGCGGCCGGAGCAGGGCTCGGACGTGCCTGTCCTGGCACTCGGCCCGGTGGCGGTCGCGCCGCACCGACAGCGCGTCGGGCATGGCACGGCGGTCGTGCAGGCCGCCCTGGACGCCTGCACCGAGCTGGGTGAGCGGCTGGTCGTGGTCCTCGGTGACCCGGCCTTCTACCGCCGGTTCGGCTTCAGCCCTGCGACCGAGCTGGGCCTGACCGGCCCATGGGCCGGTCTCGGTGAGCCCTGGCAGGCGTTGGTGCTGCCACCGTCCACCAGCGAGGAGGGGCCTCCGCCACGTGGCGAGGTGCTCTTTCCGGCGCCCTGGTCGAAGGTCTGA
- a CDS encoding glycosyltransferase 87 family protein, with amino-acid sequence MPTAVGSRADRLAQIQRVTRRIDRRNVVRGAIVAAVAYAAWLAIGAFGRPYNFFDMKIYHGAVVWWASGHELYEFIAPGTTLGFTYPPFGGLVMLPMAQLPIGVAGLVNAFASIAALALVLAGLLRPIVDRLGWPLWFTVAVAVPLAVAIEPGRETLGYGQVNILLFALIMADLIGLRWRSRRGTHYAATDGPLLRFLYGGAWAGTGIGLATAVKLTPALFIAYLLITRQWRVAATAIGTTIGVTVATFAIVGDESRTYFGSVLWQTERVGAADMTPNQSLAGLLARLYDSIETPGLLWLAFSVLVLALGLSRAASSRADGDELTAFTLVGLTANVISPISWTHHLVWVIPAIIVLADAAVRRREASRGIPQRTGQGPAFGGLPGVNGLRPPIWYPTLTGLRHGVAAIGLYLLFLISPIWPYEHQLPEMSHYQDGLFGALMENSLALALIVLVAALPWRPGAEPAFYGDRLARAVAVNGRR; translated from the coding sequence ATGCCGACGGCTGTCGGTAGTCGGGCGGACCGCCTCGCCCAAATCCAACGCGTGACGCGGCGGATCGATCGCAGGAACGTCGTACGGGGTGCCATCGTGGCCGCCGTCGCCTACGCCGCATGGCTCGCCATCGGTGCTTTCGGGCGGCCGTACAACTTCTTCGACATGAAGATCTACCACGGTGCCGTGGTGTGGTGGGCGAGCGGTCATGAGCTCTACGAGTTCATCGCGCCCGGGACGACCCTCGGTTTCACCTACCCGCCGTTCGGCGGGCTGGTCATGTTGCCGATGGCGCAGCTTCCGATCGGTGTGGCCGGCCTGGTCAACGCCTTCGCCAGCATCGCCGCGTTGGCGCTGGTGCTGGCCGGGCTGCTCCGACCCATCGTGGACCGGCTGGGGTGGCCACTGTGGTTCACGGTGGCCGTGGCGGTGCCGCTCGCGGTCGCCATCGAGCCAGGTCGGGAGACTCTCGGCTACGGCCAGGTCAACATCCTGCTGTTCGCGTTGATCATGGCTGACCTGATCGGCCTTCGGTGGCGCTCCCGCCGGGGCACCCACTACGCCGCGACCGACGGCCCTCTGCTGCGTTTCCTCTACGGCGGAGCCTGGGCCGGCACCGGCATCGGCCTGGCCACCGCGGTCAAGCTCACCCCGGCACTGTTCATCGCCTACCTGCTGATCACCCGCCAGTGGCGGGTGGCGGCCACCGCCATCGGCACCACGATCGGCGTGACGGTGGCGACCTTCGCGATCGTCGGCGACGAGTCGCGGACGTACTTCGGCAGCGTGCTGTGGCAGACCGAGCGGGTCGGCGCTGCGGACATGACACCCAACCAGTCACTCGCCGGCCTGCTCGCCCGCCTGTACGACTCGATCGAGACCCCCGGGCTGCTCTGGCTCGCCTTCTCGGTGCTGGTCCTGGCGCTGGGCCTGTCCCGAGCGGCCAGTTCCCGCGCCGATGGCGACGAGCTGACGGCGTTCACACTTGTCGGTCTGACCGCGAACGTGATCAGCCCGATCTCCTGGACGCACCACCTGGTCTGGGTGATCCCGGCGATCATCGTGCTGGCCGACGCCGCCGTGCGCCGCCGGGAGGCGAGCCGGGGGATTCCACAGCGCACCGGCCAGGGCCCGGCGTTCGGCGGGCTGCCCGGGGTCAACGGGCTCCGCCCGCCGATCTGGTACCCCACGCTGACCGGGCTCCGCCACGGCGTCGCCGCGATCGGGCTCTACCTGCTCTTCCTGATCTCACCGATCTGGCCGTACGAGCACCAACTGCCGGAGATGTCCCACTATCAGGACGGTCTCTTCGGAGCCCTGATGGAAAACTCGCTCGCACTCGCGCTGATCGTGCTGGTCGCCGCACTGCCGTGGCGCCCAGGTGCGGAGCCGGCGTTCTACGGCGACCGGCTCGCCAGGGCTGTGGCGGTCAACGGCCGCCGCTGA
- a CDS encoding molybdenum cofactor biosynthesis protein MoaE has translation MTAPAITFGEITDQPLDLATHEAAVADRRAGAVVSFQGVVRDHDHGRQVTSLEYEGHPSAAQVLREVAVEIAAQPDVYAVAVSHRIGPLEIGDVALVAAVSTAHRAAAFAACARLVDEVKARLPIWKRQVFTDGTEEWVNCP, from the coding sequence ATGACCGCCCCGGCCATCACCTTCGGCGAGATCACCGACCAGCCGCTCGACCTCGCCACGCACGAGGCGGCGGTCGCCGACCGACGGGCCGGCGCCGTGGTCTCCTTCCAGGGCGTGGTCCGCGACCACGACCACGGGCGTCAGGTCACGAGCCTGGAGTACGAAGGGCACCCGAGCGCCGCGCAGGTGCTTCGCGAGGTGGCCGTCGAGATCGCCGCCCAGCCCGACGTCTACGCGGTGGCGGTCTCGCACCGGATCGGCCCGCTGGAGATCGGTGACGTGGCGCTGGTCGCCGCAGTGAGCACTGCGCACCGGGCGGCGGCCTTCGCGGCGTGCGCCCGGCTCGTCGACGAGGTCAAGGCGCGCCTGCCGATCTGGAAGCGGCAGGTCTTCACCGATGGCACCGAAGAATGGGTCAACTGCCCCTGA
- a CDS encoding EamA family transporter, translated as MSSPPPSAAAAVGRRADIAPTLIWTALIVVYLLWGSTYLAIRITVETLPPLLSAALRFAVAGLILAVVLRLRRGPGALRVDRRQLASAALVGVLLLAGGNGLVVLAESGPPGVALPSGIAALLVATVPLLVVLLRAGTGDRPPIWTFAGVTLGFVGLILLVLPAGSSDAVPLVGALTVVAGAISWSVGSFLSGRIRMPADPFVATVYEMLAGALVLAVIAAGRGELSDFHPSAVSTRSWLALGYLMVAGSLVAFTAYVWLLHNAPISLVSTYAYVNPAVAVALGALIVAEPITPQVLLGGAVIVAGVALVVTTERPRRAGARSRSGASPVSSRR; from the coding sequence ATGAGCTCACCTCCACCGAGCGCCGCAGCCGCCGTCGGCCGCCGCGCTGACATAGCCCCGACCCTGATCTGGACCGCGTTGATCGTGGTCTACCTCCTCTGGGGGTCCACCTATCTGGCCATCCGGATCACCGTGGAGACGCTGCCTCCGCTGCTGTCGGCCGCCCTCCGATTCGCCGTCGCCGGCCTGATTCTGGCGGTGGTGCTGCGGCTGCGCCGAGGCCCCGGCGCACTGCGGGTGGATCGGCGGCAGCTCGCCTCGGCCGCGCTGGTCGGGGTGCTCCTGCTCGCCGGCGGCAACGGCCTGGTGGTGCTCGCCGAATCCGGGCCGCCCGGAGTGGCGCTCCCGTCCGGGATCGCCGCGCTGCTGGTGGCGACCGTGCCGTTGCTCGTGGTGTTGTTGCGCGCCGGCACCGGGGACCGCCCGCCGATCTGGACGTTCGCCGGAGTCACCCTGGGCTTCGTCGGCCTGATCCTGCTGGTGCTGCCCGCCGGCAGTTCGGACGCGGTACCGCTGGTCGGAGCGTTGACCGTGGTGGCGGGGGCAATTTCCTGGTCGGTCGGGTCGTTCCTGTCCGGTCGGATCCGGATGCCCGCCGATCCCTTCGTGGCCACGGTGTACGAGATGTTGGCCGGCGCGCTGGTGCTGGCCGTCATCGCCGCCGGTCGGGGCGAGCTGAGCGACTTCCATCCGTCGGCGGTCAGCACCCGATCGTGGCTGGCGCTGGGCTACCTCATGGTGGCGGGCTCGCTGGTGGCCTTCACCGCGTACGTCTGGCTCCTGCACAACGCGCCCATCTCGCTGGTGTCGACGTACGCCTACGTCAACCCGGCCGTCGCGGTGGCGCTCGGCGCGCTGATCGTGGCCGAGCCGATCACTCCGCAGGTGCTGCTCGGTGGCGCGGTCATCGTCGCCGGGGTGGCTCTGGTGGTGACTACCGAACGGCCTCGCCGGGCGGGCGCCAGATCACGGTCGGGGGCCTCGCCGGTGAGCAGCCGGCGGTAA
- a CDS encoding UvrD-helicase domain-containing protein, protein MPPFSAVPPGGLPPFVADLHIHSKYSRACSRDLTLPNLAWWARRKGIGLLGTGDFTHPAWYDHLRETLRPAEPGLYRLGAEAERDIARRLPPRLAGTADADPVRFMLSVEISTIYKRDDRTRKVHHLIYLPDLDAVARFNAALCRIGNLGSDGRPILGLDSRDLLEITLEASPDGFLVPAHIWTPWFSALGSKSGFDAIADCYADLAGHIFAVETGLSSDPAMNWRVGSLDGYQLVSNSDAHSPPALGREATVLTTERDYFAVREALRTGDGLAGTIEFFPEEGKYHADGHRLCGVNWSPERTRSAGGRCPECGKPLTVGVLSRIEELADRPAGHRPAHARDVTHLVPLAEVLGEINKVGARSKKVEGRLNELIAALGPELEILTTTPLADIAQAGGELLAEGIGRLRRGEVRRVPGYDGEYGVITLFEPAELGANSGSAQETLFDVPVPAQRRPAEPPARSTAKRPAAAKAEPKRKPAPAPAPPIAPPPSPHEPFEPMLSGMEEVGTGLLDRLDAMQRVAASAPGGPLLIVAGPGTGKTRTLTHRIAYLCAELNVFPEHCLAITFTRRAAEELRHRLDGLLGPVAEDVTVGTFHALGLTILRENADAAGLPADFRIADDGERAAARSEAGDDLASYTALLRKQDLVDLDELVTLPVELLRADRKLVEQYRDRWRWIFVDEYQDVDAMQYELLRLLSPADGNLCAIGDPDQAIYSFRGADVGYFLRFSEDFTDARLVRLNRNYRSSAPILAAAVQAIAPSSLVRGRRLDPARLDPEAPLVGRYPAASVAEEADFVVRTVDELVGGLSHRSLDSGRIDGRSTSLSFSDIAVLYRTDAQAAPVVDALSRANIPVQKRSHDRLRDRPGVAAIARELRHADGLAGSLAARVRLAGQVVAERFAVPTLDGTGTVRPEAVRSAVDLLTPLARRCGDDLEAFLSQLATGAEVDALDPRAEAVTLLTLHAAKGLEFPVVFLIGVEDGLLPLRWPGSTPDEDAVAEERRLFFVGLTRAQDRLYVSHAARRTRQGAERDCAPSPFLGAIDPGLFERFGETEPRRPKDRQLRLI, encoded by the coding sequence GTGCCCCCGTTCAGCGCCGTACCCCCCGGTGGCCTCCCGCCATTCGTCGCGGACCTGCACATCCACTCGAAATACTCGCGCGCGTGCAGCCGCGACCTCACCCTGCCGAACCTCGCGTGGTGGGCCCGTCGTAAGGGCATCGGTCTGCTCGGCACCGGCGACTTCACTCACCCCGCCTGGTACGACCATCTGCGGGAGACCCTGCGCCCGGCCGAGCCGGGGCTGTACCGGCTCGGCGCTGAGGCGGAACGGGACATCGCCCGCCGGCTGCCGCCGCGACTCGCCGGGACGGCGGACGCGGACCCGGTCCGGTTCATGCTGAGTGTGGAGATCTCCACCATCTACAAGCGGGACGACCGGACCCGCAAGGTGCACCACCTGATCTACCTGCCGGATCTCGACGCGGTGGCCCGGTTCAACGCCGCCCTCTGTCGGATCGGCAACCTCGGTTCGGACGGCCGGCCGATCCTCGGTCTGGACTCCCGCGACCTGCTGGAGATCACCCTGGAGGCCAGCCCGGACGGTTTCCTGGTGCCGGCGCACATCTGGACGCCGTGGTTCTCCGCGCTGGGCTCGAAATCCGGCTTCGACGCGATCGCGGACTGCTACGCCGACCTGGCCGGACACATCTTCGCCGTGGAGACCGGCCTCTCGTCCGACCCGGCGATGAACTGGCGGGTCGGCAGCCTGGACGGCTACCAACTGGTCTCCAACTCGGACGCGCATTCGCCGCCGGCCCTGGGCCGGGAGGCGACCGTGCTGACCACCGAACGGGACTACTTCGCCGTCCGGGAGGCGCTGCGGACCGGTGACGGCCTCGCCGGCACCATCGAATTCTTCCCCGAGGAGGGCAAGTACCACGCGGACGGGCACCGGCTCTGCGGGGTCAACTGGTCCCCGGAGCGGACCCGGTCCGCCGGCGGGCGCTGTCCCGAGTGCGGCAAGCCGCTCACCGTGGGTGTCCTGAGCCGGATCGAGGAACTGGCCGACCGCCCGGCAGGGCACCGACCGGCACACGCCCGGGACGTCACCCACCTGGTCCCGCTGGCCGAGGTCCTCGGCGAGATCAACAAGGTGGGCGCCCGGTCGAAGAAGGTCGAGGGACGACTCAACGAACTGATCGCCGCGCTCGGCCCCGAGCTGGAGATCCTGACCACGACGCCGTTGGCCGACATCGCACAGGCCGGCGGTGAGCTGCTCGCCGAGGGCATCGGGCGGCTACGACGAGGCGAGGTGCGCCGGGTGCCGGGTTACGACGGCGAGTACGGGGTGATCACGCTCTTCGAGCCGGCGGAGTTGGGCGCCAACTCCGGGTCGGCACAGGAGACGCTGTTCGACGTACCGGTGCCGGCGCAGCGCCGCCCCGCGGAGCCGCCGGCCCGCTCGACGGCCAAGCGCCCGGCGGCGGCGAAGGCCGAGCCGAAGCGTAAGCCGGCCCCGGCCCCCGCACCGCCGATCGCGCCGCCGCCGTCTCCCCACGAGCCGTTCGAGCCGATGCTCTCCGGCATGGAGGAGGTCGGCACCGGCCTGCTGGACCGGCTGGACGCGATGCAACGGGTGGCCGCGTCCGCGCCCGGCGGCCCGCTGCTCATCGTGGCCGGCCCGGGCACCGGCAAGACCAGGACGCTCACCCACCGGATCGCGTACCTCTGCGCGGAGCTGAACGTCTTTCCCGAGCACTGCCTCGCGATCACGTTCACCCGCCGGGCGGCCGAGGAGCTGCGACACCGCCTTGACGGCCTGCTCGGCCCGGTCGCCGAGGACGTCACCGTGGGGACGTTCCACGCGCTGGGGTTGACCATCCTGCGGGAGAACGCCGACGCGGCGGGCCTTCCGGCCGACTTCCGCATCGCCGACGACGGCGAACGGGCGGCGGCCCGGTCCGAGGCCGGCGACGACCTCGCCAGCTATACGGCGCTGCTGCGCAAGCAGGACCTGGTCGACCTGGACGAGCTGGTCACCCTGCCGGTGGAGCTGCTGCGGGCCGACCGGAAGTTGGTCGAACAGTACCGGGACCGCTGGCGGTGGATCTTCGTCGACGAGTACCAGGACGTCGACGCGATGCAGTACGAGCTGCTGCGGCTGCTCAGCCCGGCGGACGGCAACCTGTGCGCGATCGGCGACCCGGACCAGGCGATCTACTCGTTCCGGGGTGCCGACGTCGGCTACTTCCTGCGCTTCTCCGAGGACTTCACGGACGCCCGGTTGGTCCGGCTCAACCGCAACTACCGCTCGTCTGCGCCCATCCTGGCCGCCGCCGTGCAGGCCATCGCACCGTCCTCGCTGGTTCGTGGCCGGCGGCTGGACCCGGCCCGACTCGACCCGGAGGCCCCGCTGGTGGGGCGCTATCCGGCGGCGTCCGTCGCCGAGGAGGCCGACTTCGTGGTCCGTACCGTCGACGAACTGGTCGGCGGACTGTCCCACCGTTCGCTGGATTCGGGCCGCATCGACGGCCGGTCGACCTCGCTGTCGTTCTCCGACATCGCCGTGTTGTACCGGACGGACGCGCAGGCCGCGCCGGTGGTGGACGCCCTGAGCCGGGCCAACATTCCGGTGCAGAAGCGCTCGCACGACCGGCTGCGGGACCGGCCCGGGGTGGCGGCCATCGCCCGCGAGTTGCGACACGCGGACGGGTTGGCCGGTTCGCTTGCCGCCCGGGTGCGGCTGGCCGGCCAGGTGGTCGCTGAGCGGTTCGCCGTGCCCACCCTTGACGGCACCGGCACGGTACGCCCCGAGGCCGTCCGTTCGGCCGTGGACCTGCTGACCCCGCTGGCCCGACGCTGCGGTGACGACCTGGAGGCGTTCCTGTCGCAACTGGCCACCGGCGCGGAGGTGGATGCGCTCGATCCGCGTGCGGAGGCGGTCACGCTGCTCACCCTGCACGCCGCAAAGGGCCTGGAGTTCCCGGTGGTCTTCCTGATCGGTGTCGAGGACGGTCTGCTGCCGTTGCGCTGGCCGGGCTCGACGCCCGACGAGGACGCGGTCGCCGAGGAGCGCCGACTTTTCTTCGTCGGCCTGACCCGGGCCCAGGACCGGCTGTACGTCAGTCACGCCGCCCGCCGCACCCGGCAAGGCGCGGAGCGCGACTGTGCTCCGTCGCCGTTCCTCGGCGCCATCGACCCGGGCCTGTTCGAGCGGTTCGGCGAGACGGAGCCGCGTCGCCCGAAGGACCGCCAACTCCGGTTGATCTGA
- a CDS encoding ATP-binding protein — MDPVRNPYAPGAGQRPPELAGRGRELDVFDIVLERIARGRPERSLMLTGLRGVGKTVLLNTLRSQAINRLWGSGKIEARPDQSLRRPVAAALHMAVRELAPRHRAPDRIDAFLGVLKAFAQRSAPTGRAGAAPKLRDRWQPGIDVPAASGRADSGDIEIDLVELFSDAAAVASDVGTGIAIFIDEMQDLGPEDVSALCAACHELSQLGAPLIVVGAGLPHLPAVLSAAKSYSERLFRYQRIDRLDRIAADHALCAPAEREEVEYEQKALDLLYEKSGGYPYFVQAYGKATWDHAPRSPITAADVRVAAPEAEAELAVGFFGSRFERATPAEREYMRAMATMSAVGDDSGAVVRDDMDAAVPTAEIARALGRKPASLSPARDALIKKGLIYSGERGTVAFTVPHFGRYLRTQPA; from the coding sequence GTGGATCCGGTCCGCAACCCGTACGCGCCGGGCGCCGGCCAGCGTCCGCCCGAACTCGCCGGGCGGGGGCGGGAGCTGGACGTCTTCGACATCGTGCTCGAACGCATCGCACGAGGGCGACCCGAACGCAGCCTGATGCTCACCGGGCTGCGCGGCGTCGGCAAGACGGTTCTGCTCAACACCCTCCGGTCGCAGGCGATCAATCGGCTCTGGGGCAGCGGCAAGATCGAGGCACGACCGGACCAGTCGTTGCGTCGTCCGGTCGCCGCCGCCCTGCACATGGCGGTCCGGGAGTTGGCCCCCCGACATCGCGCGCCCGATCGGATCGACGCGTTCCTCGGCGTCCTCAAGGCGTTCGCCCAACGGTCCGCCCCGACCGGCCGGGCCGGTGCCGCCCCGAAGCTGCGCGACCGGTGGCAGCCCGGGATCGACGTGCCCGCGGCCAGCGGCCGGGCCGACTCCGGCGACATCGAAATCGACCTGGTCGAGCTGTTCAGTGACGCCGCCGCGGTGGCCAGTGACGTCGGCACCGGCATCGCCATCTTCATCGACGAGATGCAGGATCTCGGCCCGGAGGACGTGTCGGCGCTCTGCGCCGCCTGCCATGAGCTGTCCCAGCTCGGCGCGCCACTGATCGTCGTCGGCGCCGGCCTTCCGCACCTGCCGGCGGTGCTCAGCGCCGCCAAGTCGTACTCCGAACGGTTGTTCCGCTACCAACGCATCGACCGGCTCGACCGGATCGCCGCCGACCACGCACTCTGCGCGCCCGCCGAGCGCGAGGAGGTCGAGTACGAGCAGAAGGCACTCGACCTGCTCTACGAGAAGTCCGGTGGCTACCCCTACTTCGTCCAGGCGTACGGCAAGGCGACCTGGGACCACGCGCCGCGCTCGCCGATCACCGCGGCTGATGTGCGGGTAGCCGCGCCCGAGGCGGAAGCCGAGCTGGCGGTCGGGTTCTTCGGCTCCCGGTTCGAACGGGCCACCCCCGCCGAACGCGAGTACATGCGGGCGATGGCCACGATGTCCGCGGTCGGGGACGACTCCGGAGCGGTGGTCCGCGACGACATGGACGCGGCGGTGCCCACCGCGGAGATCGCCCGCGCCCTCGGCCGCAAACCCGCCAGCCTCTCCCCGGCCCGGGACGCGCTGATCAAGAAGGGGCTGATCTACTCCGGTGAGCGGGGCACCGTCGCCTTCACGGTCCCGCACTTCGGCCGGTACCTGCGCACCCAGCCGGCCTGA
- a CDS encoding prepilin peptidase yields the protein MSAAALLLIGLLGALVGLVVPRLARRFTTPPVGSWGDPRPRPGPSTWLSPAVAAVVFAGLAVARADDPALPVFLAVAAVGLVLAGVDLACLRLPDPLVLAAGALALGGLTGAAMLAGTPGRMLDASAGAVVAGAAHVLLALLPGSRLGFGDVKLAAVLGAPLGWLGRDALLAGLLLPHLLHGGLVLGLLATRRVRRDTLLPLGPALLAGAWLGVLLG from the coding sequence ATGTCGGCCGCCGCACTGCTGCTGATCGGGCTGCTCGGCGCGCTGGTCGGCCTCGTCGTACCCCGTTTGGCCCGGCGTTTCACCACCCCGCCGGTCGGGTCGTGGGGCGATCCGCGACCGCGCCCCGGCCCGTCGACGTGGCTCAGCCCTGCGGTGGCGGCCGTGGTGTTCGCCGGGCTCGCGGTCGCACGGGCGGACGACCCGGCGCTGCCGGTCTTCCTCGCGGTGGCAGCGGTGGGGCTGGTGCTGGCCGGGGTGGACCTGGCCTGCCTGCGACTGCCTGACCCGTTGGTCCTCGCCGCCGGGGCGCTGGCCCTCGGTGGCCTGACCGGTGCGGCAATGCTGGCCGGCACTCCCGGCCGGATGCTCGACGCGTCGGCCGGCGCGGTTGTGGCCGGCGCAGCGCACGTGCTGCTGGCCCTGCTGCCCGGGTCCCGGCTGGGCTTCGGGGACGTGAAGCTGGCCGCCGTCCTCGGCGCACCGCTCGGCTGGCTGGGGCGGGACGCCCTGTTGGCCGGGCTGCTCCTGCCTCATCTGCTGCACGGCGGGCTGGTGCTCGGGCTGCTCGCCACGCGACGCGTACGCCGCGACACCCTGCTGCCACTCGGGCCGGCTCTGCTCGCCGGTGCCTGGCTCGGTGTTCTCCTCGGCTGA
- a CDS encoding LppU/SCO3897 family protein, which produces MTTYGPAGSDQPDDPYQRPPAEDPTRQQWGPPPSDAEPPTAPMWAAPPTQPEPPTAPMWAPPPTSGPGYPPPGPFPPAGPMPPAGPMPPPGPMPGQPPSPWGQLPPGGYGMPPVAPVKKTGRNVALIIALVVLLVLCPCLGLAGWAVWRVADIGDAARTPSTSAPVVPPDLPRDMPRSAPPTQDEEFATGDCLVNEGSEDDAELRKVPCGPNTYQVLMRIPATTDGDRCELLAPEATANYVHDNSVDLFDYVLCLKER; this is translated from the coding sequence ATGACGACCTACGGACCAGCGGGTTCCGACCAACCGGACGACCCCTATCAGCGCCCGCCCGCCGAGGATCCGACCCGGCAACAGTGGGGTCCGCCGCCGAGCGATGCCGAGCCGCCGACCGCACCGATGTGGGCAGCGCCGCCGACCCAACCGGAGCCGCCGACCGCACCGATGTGGGCACCGCCGCCCACCTCGGGCCCGGGTTACCCGCCGCCCGGGCCCTTCCCGCCGGCCGGGCCGATGCCGCCCGCCGGGCCGATGCCGCCGCCCGGGCCGATGCCGGGTCAGCCGCCCTCACCGTGGGGCCAGCTGCCTCCTGGCGGCTACGGGATGCCGCCCGTCGCGCCGGTGAAGAAGACCGGCCGCAACGTCGCTCTCATCATCGCGCTGGTGGTGCTGCTCGTGCTCTGCCCGTGCCTCGGCCTGGCCGGTTGGGCGGTCTGGAGGGTCGCCGACATCGGCGACGCGGCGCGTACGCCGTCGACGAGCGCGCCGGTCGTCCCGCCCGACCTGCCCAGGGACATGCCGAGGTCGGCCCCGCCGACCCAGGACGAGGAGTTCGCCACGGGCGACTGCCTGGTGAACGAGGGCAGCGAGGACGACGCCGAGCTGCGCAAGGTGCCGTGCGGCCCGAACACGTATCAGGTGCTGATGCGGATTCCGGCGACCACCGACGGGGACCGGTGCGAGCTGCTCGCGCCGGAGGCGACCGCGAACTACGTGCACGACAACTCGGTCGACCTGTTCGACTACGTGCTCTGCCTGAAGGAGCGGTAG